The Hirundo rustica isolate bHirRus1 chromosome 24, bHirRus1.pri.v3, whole genome shotgun sequence genome includes a window with the following:
- the CSDE1 gene encoding cold shock domain-containing protein E1: MSFDPNLLHNNGHNGYPNGTSAALRETGVIEKLLTSYGFIQCSERQARLFFHCSQYNGNLQELKVGDDVEFEVSSDRRTGKPIAIKLVKIKPEILPEERINGQVVCAVPHNLESKSPAAPGQSPTGSVCYERNGEVFYLTYTPEDVEGNVQLETGDKINFIIDTNKHTGAVSARNIMLLKKKQARCQGVVCAMKEAFGFIERGDVVKEIFFHYSEFKGDLETLQPGDDVEFTIKDRNGKEVATDVRLLPQGTVIFEDISIEHFEGTVTKVIPKVPSKNQSDPLPGRIKVDFVIPKELPFGDKDTKSKVTLLESDHVRFNISTDRRDKLERATNIEVLPNTFQFTNETREMGVIAAMRDGFGFIKCVDRDARMFFHFSEIMDGNQLHISDEVEFTVVPDMLSAQRNHAIRIKKLPKGTVSFHTQSEHRFVGTIDKEATPAKATSPNKGKEKEAEDGIIVYDDCGVKLTIPYQAKDVEGSTNPQIGDKVEFCVCEVKRTGLQTAVSVRMLGRNYSSKRLLGYVAALKDNFGFIETANHDKEIFFHYSEYCGDIDSLELGDTVEYSLSKGKGNKVSAEKVNKTHAVNGITEEADPTVYSGKVIRPLRSVDPTQTEYQGMIEVMEDGEMKGEVYPFGIVGMANKGDCLQKGETVKFQLCVLGQNGQTMAVNITPFRRATVECVKDQFGFINYEVGDSKKLFFHVKEVQDGVELQAGDEVEFSVILNQRTGKCSACNVWRVCEGAKAVAAPRPDRLVNRLKSINLDDANAPRLTVLRQPRGPDNSKGFGAERKIRQAGVID, encoded by the exons ATGATGTTGAGTTTGAAGTGTCTTCTGATCGCCGAACTGGAAAACCCATTGCTATTAAACTGGTGaagataaaaccagaaatattacCTGAAGAACGAATAAATGGACAA GTTGTGTGTGCTGTTCCTCACAATTTAGAGAGTAAATCTCCAGCTGCCCCGGGTCAAAGTCCAACAGGGAGTGTTTGCTACGAACGTAATGGG GAAGTATTTTACCTGACTTACACCCCAGAGGATGTTGAAGGAAATGTACAGCTGGAAACAGGAgataaaataaactttataaTTGATACAAATAAACA tACTGGTGCTGTAAGTGCTCGTAACATTatgctattaaaaaagaaacaagcccGCTGTCAAGGAGTAGTCTGTGCCATGAAA GAAGCCTTTGGATTTATTGAGAGAGGTGATGTCGTGAAGGAGATATTCTTTCATTATAGTGAATTTAAAGGTGACCTAGAAACCTTACAGCCTGGTGATGATGTGGAGTTTACAATCAAAGACAGAAAT GGTAAAGAAGTTGCAACAGATGTTAGACTGCTGCCTCAAGGAACTGTCATTTTTGAAGATATCAGCATTGAACATTTTGAAGGAACTGTAACCAAAGTAATTCCAAAAGTACCCAGCAAAAACCAG AGCGATCCGTTACCCGGCCGCATCAAAGTGGACTTCGTGATTCCTAAAGAGCTTCCCTTTGGAGACAAGGATACAAAATCCAAGGTGACCTTGCTGGAGAGTGACCACGTTCGGTTCAACATTTCCACGGACAGGCGCGACAAACTGGAGCGCGCCACCAACATTGAGGTTCTCCCCAACACTTTCCAGTTTACTAATGAAACCAGAGAAATG GGTGTGATTGCAGCAATGAGGGATGGCTTTGGCTTCATTAAGTGTGTGGACAGGGATGCTCGGATGTTCTTCCACTTCAGTGAGATCATGGATGGAAATCAGCTCCATATTTCTGATGAAGTAGAGTTCACCGTCGTTCCT GATATGCTGTCTGCCCAAAGGAACCACGCCATAAGGATTAAAAAGCTTCCCAAGGGCACGGTTTCCTTCCACACCCAGTCAGAACATCGCTTTGTGGGCACTATAGACAAAGAAGCCACTCCAGCCAAAGCCACTAGCCCAAATAAAGGCAAAGAGAAG GAAGCTGAGGATGGAATAATTGTGTATGATGACTGTGGAGTAAAACTGACCATTCCTTACCAGGCCAAGGATGTGGAAGGATCTACTAATCCCCAGATAGGAGATAAG GTTGAGTTCTGTGTGTGTGAAGTGAAGAGAACCGGGCTGCAGACGGCTGTTTCTGTCAGGATGCTGGGACGTAACTACAGCTCCAAGAGGCTCTTGGGATACGTGGCAGCCCTGAAAGATAACTTTGGGTTTATTGAAACAGCCAATCATGATAAGGAGATCTTCTTCCACTACAG TGAATATTGTGGTGATATCGATAGCCTGGAACTTGGAGACACTGTGGAATACAGCTTGTCAAAAGGCAAAGGAAACAAAGTTAGTGCAGAGAAAgtaaacaaaacacatgcag TGAATGGTATCACTGAAGAAGCTGATCCAACTGTTTACTCTGGTAAAGTAATTCGTCCCTTGAGGAGTGTAGATCCCACACAGACAGAGTACCAGGGCATGATTGAAGTCATGGAGGATG GTGAGATGAAAGGAGAGGTCTATCCCTTTGGAATTGTTGGCATGGCAAACAAAGGTGACTGCCTGCAGAAGGGGGAGACAGTAAAGTtccagctgtgtgtgctgggtcAGAACGGGCAGACGATGGCTGTGAACATCACCCCGTTCCGCAGGGCCACCGTGGAGTGCGTCAAGGACCAG TTTGGTTTCATTAACTATGAAGTTGGTGACAGCAAAAAGCTCTTCTTCCACGTCAAAGAAGTCCAGGATGGTGtggagctccaggctggggatgaagtGGAGTTCTCCGTAATCCTGAACCAGCGCACAGGAAAATGCAGTGCCTGTAACGTGTGGCGTGTCTG CGAAGGCGCCAAGGCCGTGGCTGCTCCGCGTCCCGATAGACTCGTGAACCGTTTAAAGAGCATCAACCTGGACGATGCCAACGCCCCGCGGCTCACGGTGCTCCGCCAGCCCCGCGGCCCCGACAACTCAAAG GGATTTGGTGCAGAGAGAAAGATCCGCCAGGCTGGTGTTATAGACTGA
- the NRAS gene encoding GTPase NRas, whose amino-acid sequence MTEYKLVVVGAGGVGKSALTIQLIQNHFVDEYDPTIEDSYRKQVVIDGETCLLDILDTAGQEEYSAMRDQYMRTGEGFLCVFAINNSKSFADINLYREQIKRVKDSDDVPMVLVGNKCDLPTRTVDTKQAQELAKSYGIPFIETSAKTRQGVEDAFYTLVREIRQYRMKKLNSSEDGNQGCMGLSCLVM is encoded by the exons ATGACCGAGTACAAGCTGGTCGTGGTGGGCGCCGGCGGCGTGGGCAAGAGCGCGCTGACCATCCAGCTCATCCAGAACCACTTCGTGGACGAGTACGACCCCACCATCGAG GACTCGTACCGCAAGCAGGTGGTGATCGATGGCGAGACGTGTCTGCTGGACATCCTGGACACGGCGGGGCAGGAGGAGTACAGCGCCATGAGGGACCAGTACATGAGGACGGGCGAGGGATTCCTCTGCGTGTTCGCCATCAACAACAGCAAATCCTTCGCCGACATCAACCTCTACAG AGAACAGATCAAGAGAGTGAAGGACTCGGATGACGTGCCCATGGTGCTGGTGGGGAACAAGTGTGATCTGCCCACGAGAACAGTGGACACAAAACAGGCCCAAGAATTGGCAAAAAGCTACGGAATCCCCTTCATAGAGACCTCTGCAAAAACGAGACAG GGTGTGGAAGATGCTTTTTACACCCTGGTGAGAGAGATCCGGCAGTACCGGATGAAGAAGCTGAACAGCAGCGAGGATGGGAACCAGGGCTGCATGGGATTGTCCTGCCTTGTCATGTGA